A window from Aeromonas rivipollensis encodes these proteins:
- a CDS encoding 3-deoxy-7-phosphoheptulonate synthase: MAVLNSVMRAFAVEALPTPADLLAQHPCSADMAQHIDQHRHQVRQILSGADDRLLVVIGPCSIHDPVAALDYAKRLARLATEYQESLQIVMRTYFEKPRTTVGWKGLVFDPHLDGSNDIGHGLHLARQLLLDINRLGLATATEFLDTTSFLYLADLISWGAIGARTTESQVHRQLASALPCPVGFKNGTDGNIRVAIDAILASEASHLFTAPGSQGGMVVIKSEGNPGGHIILRGGTLPNYHQSDVMDAAERLARQGLNPRLMVDCSHGNSQKLHQNQLLVAGELCRQLRGGSTAVVAVMVESFLQGGSQKPAPLSELQYGLSVTDACLGWEESESLLAMLADGVMARRQFANSRAIPLRSDLGQPVS; this comes from the coding sequence ATGGCAGTTTTGAATTCGGTAATGCGCGCCTTCGCGGTGGAGGCGCTCCCCACCCCTGCCGACCTGTTGGCACAGCATCCCTGCTCGGCCGATATGGCGCAGCACATTGACCAGCACCGCCACCAGGTACGCCAGATCCTGAGCGGGGCGGACGATCGCCTGCTGGTGGTGATAGGCCCCTGCTCCATCCACGACCCCGTCGCCGCCCTCGATTATGCGAAAAGGCTGGCACGGCTCGCCACCGAGTATCAGGAGAGCCTGCAGATAGTGATGCGCACCTATTTCGAGAAACCGCGCACCACAGTCGGCTGGAAGGGACTGGTATTCGATCCTCATCTCGATGGCAGTAACGACATCGGTCACGGGCTCCACCTGGCCCGTCAGCTGCTGCTCGACATCAACCGGCTGGGGCTGGCCACTGCCACCGAGTTCCTCGATACCACCAGCTTCCTCTATCTGGCGGATCTCATCAGTTGGGGGGCGATCGGCGCCCGCACCACCGAATCCCAGGTACACAGGCAACTGGCCTCGGCCCTGCCCTGCCCCGTCGGCTTCAAGAACGGCACCGACGGCAACATCCGGGTGGCCATCGATGCCATCTTGGCCAGCGAGGCCTCCCACCTGTTCACCGCTCCTGGCAGTCAGGGGGGCATGGTGGTGATCAAGAGCGAAGGCAATCCGGGCGGCCATATCATACTGCGCGGCGGCACCCTGCCGAACTATCACCAGAGCGACGTGATGGACGCGGCCGAACGCCTGGCGCGCCAGGGGCTCAACCCTCGGCTGATGGTGGATTGCAGCCACGGCAACAGCCAGAAGCTGCACCAGAACCAGCTCCTGGTCGCCGGGGAGCTCTGCCGCCAGTTGCGGGGCGGGAGCACTGCCGTTGTCGCCGTCATGGTCGAGAGCTTTCTGCAAGGGGGCAGCCAGAAACCGGCGCCACTGAGTGAGCTGCAATATGGCTTGTCGGTCACCGATGCCTGCCTTGGCTGGGAAGAGAGTGAGAGCCTGCTGGCCATGCTGGCCGATGGGGTCATGGCGCGCCGTCAATTTGCAAACAGTCGCGCCATTCCCCTTCGCAGTGATCTCGGCCAGCCGGTCAGCTGA
- a CDS encoding siderophore-interacting protein: MSQSAPVNRPRLLTVKHVHDVSPHLRRVCLTSPELADYPFSCGGAHIKIMLPRPGQSEIVLPTPTPKGPRWEDPSQKPIIRTFTIRAFRREALEIDIDFALHGDVGPASRFALHAKPGDRLAISGPGGPDPMLQLADHYYMAGDLTSLPAISAMAEVMPAEARGHIALLVPHQDDVQDLSLPVSVSLRWFVGTPDQTGPLVEYFTAQPMAAEGSYFWFGGEEGLVVPLRRHVRRTLDTDRQRVYAVPYWRSGKDEDAYHQDRHVVMDS, from the coding sequence ATGTCACAGTCCGCCCCGGTCAATCGCCCTCGCCTGCTCACCGTCAAGCATGTCCACGATGTGAGCCCCCATCTGCGCCGAGTCTGCCTGACCAGCCCCGAATTGGCGGATTACCCCTTCAGCTGTGGCGGCGCCCATATCAAGATCATGCTGCCCCGGCCGGGCCAGAGCGAAATAGTGCTGCCCACCCCGACCCCCAAGGGTCCCCGTTGGGAGGATCCGAGCCAGAAGCCCATCATCCGCACCTTCACCATCCGCGCCTTCCGCCGCGAGGCCCTGGAGATCGACATCGACTTCGCCCTGCACGGTGATGTCGGCCCCGCCAGCCGCTTCGCCCTCCACGCCAAGCCGGGGGACAGGCTCGCCATCTCGGGCCCGGGCGGCCCGGACCCCATGTTGCAGCTGGCCGATCACTACTACATGGCCGGCGATCTCACCTCCCTGCCCGCCATCAGCGCCATGGCCGAGGTGATGCCGGCAGAGGCCCGGGGCCATATCGCCCTGCTGGTGCCCCATCAGGACGATGTGCAGGATCTGTCGCTGCCAGTAAGCGTCAGCCTGCGCTGGTTTGTCGGCACGCCGGACCAGACCGGCCCCCTAGTGGAGTACTTCACCGCCCAGCCCATGGCCGCCGAGGGAAGTTATTTCTGGTTCGGGGGGGAAGAGGGTCTGGTGGTGCCCCTGCGTCGTCATGTCAGGCGAACCCTGGACACCGATCGCCAGCGGGTCTACGCCGTGCCTTACTGGCGCAGCGGCAAGGATGAAGACGCCTACCATCAGGATCGCCACGTCGTGATGGATAGCTGA
- a CDS encoding efflux transporter outer membrane subunit: MMMHNLSSQERSRLSRTALSLILTTCLSACSQQSTYHRPELDVAPQWQQDARDLGGQQAGLWWQGFQDPALDQLVDKVLAANPDMQVAGLRLKSALLGADLADTNLTPSVNASLGASGNKNMKDGSASSNLGPSFNLSYEVDLWGRLASVRDQAQWEAEASEQDSAATRLMLVGKTLEQYWQLAYLGSALSLGERQLANYERIERLTRAKYDAGAVTRLDLVQASQQKAGKQAELASLTLQREQAGNALRLLLGRSSGPLEFAPTSLAMGPIPTLAVGIPADVLSRRPDVRAAELRLRKTLARGDEIRTGFYPTLSLTGGASTTSDTLTQVLQNPVGTLGATLALPFLEYNKTRLSIASSEIDYQIAETEFRKQLYTALLEVEDGLAARQQGEQRLRYLEQQLAYAKEAERLAGARFLAGATGVQPWLDEQNRLWDAELGVLAQQQSQLKTMAGIYRALGGSDRS; this comes from the coding sequence ATGATGATGCACAACTTATCCAGCCAGGAGCGCAGCCGCTTGTCGAGAACAGCTCTTAGCCTGATTCTCACCACCTGCCTCAGTGCCTGCAGCCAGCAGAGCACCTACCACAGACCCGAGCTGGACGTGGCGCCGCAGTGGCAGCAGGACGCCCGGGATCTTGGCGGCCAGCAGGCCGGGCTCTGGTGGCAGGGGTTCCAGGATCCCGCCCTCGACCAACTTGTCGATAAGGTGCTCGCGGCCAACCCGGACATGCAGGTGGCGGGGCTCAGGCTCAAGAGCGCCCTGCTCGGCGCCGATCTCGCCGACACCAACCTCACCCCTTCGGTCAACGCCAGCCTGGGGGCGAGCGGCAACAAGAACATGAAGGACGGCAGCGCCAGCAGCAACCTGGGCCCCTCCTTCAACCTGAGCTATGAGGTGGATCTCTGGGGCAGGCTCGCCTCGGTGCGGGATCAGGCCCAGTGGGAGGCAGAGGCCAGCGAGCAGGATAGCGCCGCCACCCGCCTGATGCTGGTAGGCAAGACCCTGGAGCAATACTGGCAGCTGGCTTACCTTGGCTCGGCCCTCTCCCTTGGCGAGCGTCAGCTGGCCAACTACGAGCGGATAGAGCGGCTGACCCGGGCAAAATACGACGCCGGGGCCGTCACCCGCCTCGATCTGGTGCAGGCCAGCCAGCAGAAAGCTGGCAAGCAGGCGGAGCTCGCCTCCCTCACCCTGCAACGGGAGCAGGCCGGCAACGCCCTGCGCCTGCTGCTCGGCCGCAGCAGCGGCCCGCTGGAGTTTGCTCCGACGTCCCTCGCCATGGGCCCCATTCCGACGCTGGCGGTCGGCATTCCCGCCGATGTGCTGAGCAGGCGCCCAGACGTGCGGGCCGCCGAGCTGCGCCTTCGCAAGACGCTGGCCAGAGGGGACGAGATCCGCACCGGTTTCTACCCCACCCTCAGCCTCACCGGCGGCGCCAGCACCACCTCGGACACCCTGACCCAGGTGCTGCAAAACCCGGTGGGGACCCTGGGCGCGACCCTGGCGCTCCCCTTCCTCGAGTACAACAAGACCCGGCTCTCCATCGCGAGCTCCGAGATTGACTATCAGATAGCCGAGACCGAGTTTCGCAAGCAGCTCTATACGGCCCTGCTGGAGGTGGAGGACGGCCTGGCCGCTCGCCAGCAGGGGGAACAGCGGCTGCGTTATCTCGAGCAGCAGCTGGCCTATGCCAAAGAGGCCGAACGGCTGGCGGGGGCCCGCTTCCTGGCGGGCGCCACCGGGGTTCAGCCCTGGCTGGACGAGCAGAATCGACTGTGGGATGCCGAGCTCGGCGTGCTGGCCCAGCAACAGAGCCAGCTCAAGACCATGGCCGGGATCTACCGGGCGCTGGGAGGGAGCGATCGGAGCTAG
- a CDS encoding MacB family efflux pump subunit, whose protein sequence is MSEPLIQLKGIERRYQSGEHEVTVLHPLDLTIAAGEMVAIVGASGSGKSTLMNLLGCLDRPSGGQYLFRGQDTAGLDALALARLRCHHFGFIFQRYHLLPHLDAAANVEIPAIYAGTSRPERQIRARTLLTRLGLSDRSHHRPGQLSGGQQQRVSIARALANGGEVILADEPTGALDSHSGKEVMAILKELHEQGHTIILVTHDMAVANHANRIITLRDGRVVEDSGQPAASPVISPNKAQGMEESQQIPQTAVDQVSSDLPRPAAGQEAREPAPGRIATASVARRSSQGWDRYREAGRMALHAMLAHRMRTFLTMLGIIIGIAAVVSVVALGQGARAKVIDDINAMGTNTIDIFPGKDWGDEKAASIQTLNERDLDALLGQPYLEGASPQIATSGQLRYRNKTSSGSVVGVGSDFFRVKGMTLTQGRLLDERDIRSRTAVAVVDGKTIASLLGKTDPVGQVVLVGTLPVRIVGVVAQETGFGPSSQSVNVWLPYSAVMSRLISQNHFSQITIRVKDGVQPALAEQAAVALLTQRHGVKDFFTFSSDSIIKSVEKTTATLTLLVSAIAVISLIVGGVGVMNIMLVSVVERTREIGIRIAVGARQSDILQQFLIEAVMVSLLGGLLGIGLAIFIGFIFSLLVESFQMRFSLFSILMAFGCSSLIGILFGYLPARNAARLDPVEALARE, encoded by the coding sequence GTGAGCGAGCCCCTGATCCAGCTCAAGGGCATAGAGCGCCGCTACCAGAGCGGGGAGCACGAGGTGACTGTGCTGCACCCGCTGGATCTGACCATAGCGGCGGGGGAGATGGTGGCCATCGTCGGTGCCTCCGGCTCCGGCAAATCCACCCTGATGAACCTGCTTGGCTGTCTCGATCGCCCGAGCGGCGGCCAGTACCTGTTTCGCGGTCAGGACACCGCCGGCCTGGATGCCCTGGCCCTGGCGCGGCTGCGCTGCCACCACTTCGGTTTCATCTTCCAGCGCTACCATCTGCTGCCCCATCTGGATGCGGCCGCCAACGTGGAGATCCCCGCCATCTATGCCGGCACATCCCGCCCCGAGCGCCAGATACGTGCCCGTACTCTGCTGACCCGCCTCGGCTTGAGCGATCGCAGCCACCACAGGCCGGGCCAGCTCTCCGGCGGCCAGCAGCAGCGGGTCAGCATAGCCCGGGCGCTGGCCAATGGCGGCGAGGTGATCCTGGCAGACGAGCCCACCGGCGCGCTGGATAGCCACAGCGGCAAGGAGGTGATGGCCATCCTCAAGGAGCTGCACGAACAGGGTCACACCATCATTCTGGTGACCCACGACATGGCGGTGGCCAACCACGCCAATCGCATCATCACCCTGCGGGACGGACGCGTGGTGGAAGACAGCGGCCAACCGGCGGCCAGCCCAGTCATCTCCCCGAATAAGGCCCAGGGGATGGAAGAGAGCCAGCAGATCCCGCAGACCGCTGTCGATCAGGTATCTTCCGACCTCCCCCGACCAGCCGCCGGGCAGGAAGCGCGCGAGCCGGCGCCGGGCCGGATCGCCACAGCCTCCGTAGCCAGGCGCAGCAGCCAGGGCTGGGATCGCTACCGGGAGGCGGGTCGCATGGCCCTGCACGCCATGCTGGCCCACCGCATGCGCACCTTCCTCACCATGCTCGGCATCATCATCGGCATCGCCGCCGTGGTCAGCGTGGTGGCGCTGGGCCAGGGGGCCCGCGCCAAGGTGATCGACGACATCAACGCCATGGGCACCAATACCATCGACATCTTCCCCGGCAAGGACTGGGGTGACGAGAAGGCCGCCAGCATCCAGACCCTGAACGAGCGGGATCTCGACGCCCTGCTCGGCCAGCCCTATCTGGAGGGGGCCAGCCCCCAGATCGCCACCTCGGGCCAGCTGCGCTATCGCAACAAGACCAGCAGCGGCAGCGTGGTAGGGGTCGGCAGCGACTTCTTCCGGGTCAAGGGGATGACCCTCACCCAGGGTCGCCTGCTCGATGAGCGGGACATCCGCAGCCGGACGGCGGTGGCCGTGGTGGATGGCAAGACCATCGCCAGCCTGCTTGGCAAGACGGATCCCGTCGGCCAGGTGGTACTGGTCGGCACCCTGCCGGTGCGCATCGTCGGGGTGGTGGCCCAGGAGACCGGCTTTGGTCCCAGCAGCCAGTCGGTCAATGTCTGGCTGCCTTACAGCGCCGTGATGAGCCGCCTCATCTCCCAGAATCACTTCAGCCAGATCACCATAAGGGTCAAGGACGGGGTCCAGCCCGCGCTGGCCGAGCAGGCCGCCGTGGCACTGCTGACCCAGCGCCACGGGGTGAAGGATTTCTTCACCTTCAGCAGCGACAGCATCATCAAGTCGGTGGAGAAGACCACGGCCACCCTGACGCTGCTGGTCTCCGCCATCGCGGTGATCTCCCTCATCGTCGGCGGGGTCGGGGTGATGAACATCATGCTGGTGTCTGTGGTGGAGCGCACCCGCGAAATAGGGATCCGCATCGCGGTCGGCGCCCGCCAGTCCGACATCTTGCAACAGTTTCTGATCGAGGCTGTGATGGTCAGCCTGCTGGGGGGCCTGCTCGGCATCGGCCTGGCCATCTTCATCGGTTTTATCTTCTCCCTGCTCGTGGAGAGCTTCCAGATGCGCTTCTCGCTCTTCTCCATCCTGATGGCCTTCGGTTGCTCCTCGCTCATCGGGATCCTGTTTGGTTACCTGCCCGCCCGCAATGCGGCCCGGCTCGATCCGGTCGAGGCACTGGCGAGGGAATGA
- a CDS encoding efflux RND transporter periplasmic adaptor subunit: protein MKTLPKPGKYALFALTLLALVVWLAWPGKTPDPVLTATVTRQDVEQTVLASGVLQAIEQVDVGAQVSGQVTYLAVEAGQQVKQGDLLAEIDPLIAQNNLKTAEAELASRRAQLKIKQAQLKQNELAWRRQQQMFRQEASSRADLESAEAQLAVTRAELQSAQADIDNALIKVERTKTELGYNRIQAPMDGTVVSIVTRQGQTLAASQTVPTLLKLANLDTMTVKAQISEADVTKVRAGMPVYFTLIGDPDRRYHGTLRTVELAPTNINEQSANTTTTSNAAIYYYALFDVPNPDHQLRVAMTTQVTIVLGERKQVLAIPHTALGKKLGENEYEVSLLKEDGQKETRRIKTGMKDDIKIEVVSGLDEQDKVTLEQGKPVQNDEMEMVP from the coding sequence ATGAAGACTCTTCCAAAACCAGGCAAGTACGCCCTGTTCGCCCTGACGCTGCTGGCCCTCGTGGTCTGGCTGGCCTGGCCCGGCAAGACCCCGGACCCGGTGCTGACTGCGACCGTGACCCGTCAGGACGTGGAGCAGACGGTGCTGGCCAGCGGCGTCCTGCAGGCCATAGAGCAGGTGGATGTGGGGGCCCAGGTCTCGGGTCAGGTCACCTATCTGGCGGTGGAGGCCGGGCAACAGGTCAAACAGGGGGATCTGCTGGCAGAGATAGATCCCCTGATAGCCCAGAACAACCTCAAGACCGCCGAGGCCGAGCTGGCCAGCCGCCGTGCCCAGCTCAAGATCAAGCAGGCGCAGCTCAAGCAGAACGAGCTGGCCTGGCGCCGCCAGCAGCAGATGTTCAGGCAGGAGGCGAGCTCCCGGGCCGATCTGGAGAGTGCAGAGGCGCAGCTGGCCGTCACCCGGGCCGAGTTGCAAAGCGCTCAGGCGGACATCGACAACGCCCTGATCAAGGTGGAGCGCACCAAGACGGAGCTCGGCTATAACCGCATCCAGGCCCCCATGGATGGCACCGTCGTCAGCATAGTGACCCGCCAGGGGCAGACCCTGGCCGCCAGCCAGACGGTCCCGACCCTGCTCAAGCTCGCCAACCTGGACACCATGACGGTCAAGGCGCAGATCTCGGAGGCGGACGTCACCAAGGTCAGGGCCGGCATGCCGGTCTACTTCACCCTGATCGGAGACCCGGACCGCCGCTATCACGGCACCCTACGCACTGTCGAGCTGGCCCCCACCAACATCAACGAGCAGAGCGCCAACACCACGACCACCAGCAATGCCGCCATCTACTACTACGCCCTGTTCGATGTGCCCAACCCCGACCATCAGCTGAGGGTCGCCATGACGACCCAGGTCACCATAGTGCTGGGCGAACGCAAACAGGTATTGGCCATCCCCCATACCGCCCTCGGCAAGAAGCTGGGGGAGAACGAATATGAGGTCTCCCTGCTCAAGGAGGACGGGCAGAAAGAGACTCGCCGCATCAAGACCGGCATGAAGGATGACATCAAGATAGAGGTGGTGAGCGGCCTCGACGAGCAGGACAAGGTGACACTGGAGCAGGGCAAGCCCGTCCAGAACGACGAGATGGAGATGGTCCCGTGA
- a CDS encoding universal stress protein: MTHTNIVLLLEGKDYEQETLAKASRLAQGLGCDLTLLHLTHSSKVRRKSLSLSEEERSAQGTLDAKAIISELITLLPHPVDYHCLVVDDVVRDLGQWLSSHSTSLLLVGSRHHWMEGSLARLLIYKLPVDIQICHEPYAEQLKAVG, translated from the coding sequence ATGACCCACACCAACATAGTGCTGTTGCTGGAAGGCAAGGATTACGAGCAGGAGACGCTGGCCAAGGCGAGCCGCCTGGCACAGGGGCTGGGCTGCGACCTGACCCTGCTGCACCTGACCCACAGCAGCAAGGTGCGCCGCAAGAGCCTGTCGCTGTCCGAGGAAGAGCGCAGCGCCCAGGGCACGCTGGATGCCAAGGCCATCATCAGCGAACTCATCACCCTGCTGCCTCATCCGGTGGATTACCACTGCCTGGTGGTCGATGACGTGGTCAGGGATCTGGGCCAGTGGCTGAGTTCCCACTCGACCTCGCTCCTGCTGGTCGGCAGCCGCCACCACTGGATGGAGGGTTCGCTGGCCCGCCTGCTCATCTACAAGCTGCCCGTCGATATCCAGATCTGCCACGAGCCCTATGCCGAGCAACTCAAGGCCGTCGGCTGA
- a CDS encoding DHHA2 domain-containing protein, with amino-acid sequence MLHVFGHKNPDSDSICTALVTADWLNRQGRPAQAYALGDPIAETRFILETAGVEAPPVLTGSIANKPVFLVDFSELEQGPEGLAEADVQGLIDHHRIGTLITRGPLDAWIRAVGCSATVLLELMGHANLSRAQARLLLGAIISDTFNFTSPTTTAEDRLAVDRLLPIADLALAPFAQTLLERRTQLGDTPLRELLVADEKAYQIAGHSLMVSQICVMDPSQVHSRMEELHQAMAQRLALDSLDGYVLMLTDLAKGSSELHFASRGILPAEPVQLAGALSRKKEGLPWLTQQLSKVPR; translated from the coding sequence ATGCTTCATGTCTTTGGCCACAAGAATCCCGACAGCGACAGCATCTGCACCGCGCTGGTCACCGCCGACTGGCTCAACCGTCAGGGTCGCCCCGCCCAGGCCTATGCATTGGGTGACCCCATTGCCGAGACCCGCTTCATCCTGGAGACGGCAGGGGTGGAGGCCCCCCCGGTTCTGACGGGCAGCATCGCCAACAAGCCGGTCTTTCTGGTGGATTTCAGCGAACTGGAGCAGGGACCTGAGGGGCTGGCCGAGGCCGATGTGCAGGGCCTCATCGATCACCACCGCATCGGCACCCTCATCACCCGTGGCCCCCTCGATGCCTGGATCAGGGCGGTCGGGTGCAGTGCCACCGTGCTGCTGGAGCTGATGGGCCATGCCAATCTGTCCCGCGCCCAGGCCAGGTTGTTGCTGGGGGCCATCATCAGCGATACCTTCAACTTCACCTCCCCCACCACCACCGCAGAGGACAGGCTAGCGGTCGACCGGCTGCTGCCCATCGCCGATCTGGCCCTGGCCCCCTTTGCCCAGACCCTGCTGGAGCGGCGCACCCAGTTGGGCGATACCCCCCTGCGCGAGCTGCTCGTGGCCGACGAGAAGGCTTACCAGATAGCGGGCCATTCCCTCATGGTCAGCCAGATCTGCGTGATGGATCCTAGCCAGGTCCACAGCCGGATGGAGGAGCTGCATCAGGCCATGGCGCAGAGGCTGGCCCTGGACTCGCTGGATGGCTATGTCTTGATGCTGACCGATCTGGCCAAGGGAAGCAGTGAGCTCCACTTTGCCAGCAGGGGCATACTGCCCGCCGAGCCGGTCCAGCTGGCGGGGGCCCTCAGCCGCAAGAAAGAGGGGCTTCCCTGGTTGACCCAGCAGTTGTCAAAAGTGCCCCGCTAA
- the recN gene encoding DNA repair protein RecN has product MLTQLTVNNFAIVKFLELDLQSGMTCITGETGAGKSIAIDALGLCLGERAEASMVRPGSDKTEVSARFLLDGNPAARAWLATNELENDGECIVRRVLSAEGRSRSYINGVPVPLVQLRSLGQLLVNVHGQHAHQLLLKPDYQLALLDGYAGHHLLLDEVRQHYQQWRQLQNELNRLKAEQQQREARRQLIEYQVQELDEFALQPGEFEAIEEEHQRLANGTELMQECGYCLDLLYDNEETTIAGLLQVAVDRAETLAGMDSRLGNVLGMLNEALIGVQESHSELRSYLDLLELDPERFNELEARLSKAINLARKHHVKPADLPSHHQELASDLARLHSDEERLEGMEDELAEARQAFVQAAEVLSQSRQRYAQELATQVTASMHELAMPDGRFAIEVRPDAQSSLSPLGIDRVEFMVTTNPGQPIQPLGKVASGGELSRISLAIVVISARKISTPTLIFDEVDVGISGPTAAVVGRLLRQLGESTQVMVVTHLPQVAGKGHQHMVVSKHTDGKTTETQMQALNQGARLNELARLLGGDQITDNTLANARELLAS; this is encoded by the coding sequence ATGCTGACCCAGCTGACCGTCAACAACTTCGCCATCGTCAAGTTTCTCGAACTCGATCTGCAATCCGGCATGACCTGCATCACAGGGGAGACGGGGGCAGGCAAATCCATTGCCATCGACGCCCTCGGCCTCTGCCTCGGCGAGCGGGCCGAAGCCAGCATGGTGCGACCGGGCAGCGACAAGACGGAAGTCAGTGCCCGTTTCCTGCTGGACGGCAACCCGGCCGCCCGCGCCTGGCTCGCCACCAACGAGCTGGAGAACGACGGTGAGTGCATAGTTCGGCGGGTACTCTCCGCCGAGGGGCGCTCGCGCAGCTACATCAACGGCGTCCCAGTCCCCCTGGTGCAGCTCAGGAGCCTGGGCCAGTTGCTGGTCAACGTTCACGGCCAGCACGCGCATCAGCTGCTGCTCAAGCCTGACTATCAGCTCGCCCTGCTGGACGGCTATGCCGGTCACCACCTGCTGCTCGATGAGGTGCGCCAGCACTATCAGCAGTGGCGCCAGCTGCAGAACGAGCTCAACCGCCTCAAGGCCGAGCAGCAGCAGCGGGAGGCCCGTCGCCAGCTCATCGAGTATCAGGTGCAGGAGCTGGACGAGTTCGCCCTGCAACCCGGGGAGTTTGAGGCCATCGAAGAGGAGCACCAGCGCCTCGCCAACGGCACCGAGCTGATGCAGGAGTGCGGCTATTGCCTCGACCTGCTCTATGACAACGAGGAGACCACCATAGCCGGCCTGCTGCAGGTGGCGGTGGACAGGGCCGAGACCCTGGCCGGCATGGACAGCCGCCTTGGCAACGTGCTCGGCATGCTGAACGAAGCCCTGATCGGGGTGCAGGAGAGCCACAGCGAGCTGCGCAGCTATCTGGATCTGCTGGAGCTGGATCCCGAGCGTTTCAACGAGCTGGAGGCCCGCCTCTCCAAGGCGATCAACCTAGCCCGCAAGCACCATGTCAAGCCGGCGGATCTCCCGTCGCACCATCAGGAGCTGGCCAGCGATCTCGCCCGCCTCCACTCCGATGAGGAGCGGTTAGAGGGGATGGAGGATGAACTGGCCGAGGCCCGTCAGGCCTTTGTCCAGGCGGCAGAGGTGCTCAGCCAGAGCCGTCAGCGCTATGCCCAGGAGCTGGCCACCCAGGTGACCGCCAGCATGCACGAGCTGGCGATGCCCGATGGCCGCTTCGCCATCGAGGTGCGCCCCGACGCCCAGAGCAGCCTGTCGCCACTCGGCATCGATCGAGTGGAATTCATGGTCACCACCAACCCGGGGCAACCCATACAGCCGCTGGGCAAGGTGGCCTCCGGCGGCGAGCTGTCGCGCATCAGCCTCGCCATAGTGGTGATCAGCGCCCGCAAGATCTCCACCCCCACCCTGATTTTCGACGAGGTGGACGTGGGGATCAGCGGCCCGACGGCAGCCGTGGTGGGCCGTCTGCTTCGCCAGCTCGGCGAATCCACCCAGGTGATGGTGGTCACCCACCTGCCCCAGGTGGCCGGCAAGGGCCACCAGCACATGGTGGTCAGCAAGCACACGGACGGCAAGACCACGGAGACCCAGATGCAGGCGCTCAACCAGGGGGCCCGCCTCAACGAGCTGGCCCGTCTGCTGGGGGGGGATCAGATCACCGACAACACCCTGGCCAACGCCCGCGAGCTGCTTGCCTCCTGA
- a CDS encoding GGDEF domain-containing protein — MIHTPTLLLISLAINLMSALLMLFIHFLKPGRRNFLFWSLSAFLFSLSILLLSLGIGSGHPALGIRVGGLVSLMSILLLLAGFYALYGLSWRPRVLWGGVALLLLAYLGLSSHFEVRMVLALMESVVYLWCACLIVFLSRHQKRVLHAVAVIYLLHFTILLSQGLLLLLGANGPVSEGDWLLDGIFFMHMVLTIGSVLLLPLVAYVEAEQALLALSERDPLTGVLNRRGLFRQGERARPGQMRCVVVLDIDHFKRVNDRFGHGCGDEVIRYVARVLVAETRKDDLVGRIGGEEFAIIMGGVNGQMAHGICDRIRRQIETGSRQGACPPCEGVTVSVGGVCAGAESGLAHLLTKADEAMYRVKAAGRNGVHLQLEPGPLRLVEGGEG; from the coding sequence ATGATCCACACCCCGACCCTGTTGTTGATCTCCCTGGCAATCAATCTGATGTCGGCACTGCTCATGTTGTTCATCCATTTCTTGAAGCCTGGTCGGCGCAACTTCCTGTTCTGGTCCCTGTCGGCCTTCCTCTTCTCCCTCTCCATCTTGCTGCTCAGTCTGGGGATAGGAAGTGGTCATCCGGCCCTGGGGATAAGGGTCGGTGGCCTGGTCTCCCTCATGAGCATATTACTGTTGCTGGCCGGCTTTTATGCCCTCTATGGCCTGTCCTGGCGCCCCCGCGTCCTGTGGGGCGGGGTTGCCCTGCTGCTGCTTGCCTATCTGGGGCTGTCGAGCCATTTCGAGGTGCGCATGGTGCTGGCCCTGATGGAGTCTGTGGTCTACCTCTGGTGTGCTTGTCTCATCGTTTTCCTCAGCCGGCACCAGAAGCGGGTACTTCATGCCGTCGCCGTCATCTACCTGCTGCATTTCACCATACTGCTGAGCCAGGGGTTGCTGCTCCTGCTGGGAGCCAATGGCCCCGTGAGTGAGGGAGACTGGCTGCTCGATGGGATCTTCTTCATGCACATGGTGCTGACCATAGGCTCGGTATTGCTGCTGCCCCTGGTGGCCTATGTGGAGGCGGAGCAGGCGCTGCTGGCCCTCTCGGAGCGGGATCCCCTCACCGGGGTGCTCAACCGGCGCGGCCTGTTCAGGCAGGGGGAGCGGGCGCGGCCAGGGCAGATGCGCTGCGTGGTGGTGCTCGACATCGATCACTTCAAGCGCGTCAATGACCGATTTGGTCACGGTTGCGGTGATGAGGTGATCCGGTACGTGGCCAGGGTGCTGGTGGCCGAGACGCGCAAGGATGATCTGGTTGGGCGCATAGGTGGCGAGGAGTTCGCCATCATCATGGGAGGGGTGAACGGCCAGATGGCCCATGGCATCTGCGATCGGATCCGTCGCCAGATAGAGACTGGCTCCCGTCAGGGGGCCTGCCCGCCGTGCGAGGGGGTGACGGTCAGTGTGGGGGGCGTCTGCGCGGGCGCGGAGTCAGGGCTGGCGCACTTGCTGACGAAGGCCGACGAGGCCATGTACAGGGTCAAGGCGGCGGGGCGAAATGGCGTGCATCTGCAGCTCGAGCCCGGACCGCTTCGGCTGGTTGAGGGCGGCGAGGGCTAG